A single Thermoanaerobacterium sp. RBIITD DNA region contains:
- a CDS encoding Rpn family recombination-promoting nuclease/putative transposase — protein sequence MSPKYDLTMKNIFSDMADDIMSYFLGLQYTKIDELNIEFARVERRDSDMIFKCTTDKGNVAVHIEFQSENDGKMPYRMLRYSLEIMGKHNLLPYQIVVYIGKDNVKMANSLNYDFGEQNTLDYKYRIINVGDIKYTDVVKTDYYDLYSLLPLMDKNRRKKEGEKYLERCVEAIKDIPLDINKKKDIAFKAEILSGIVYKREIIEKVFSEVVRMFRIEESETYKMIIEKGIEKGIEKGIEKGIEKGEKEKSIKIAKKLLKEGMDIDRIAEITELSKEEIKKLMN from the coding sequence ATGAGCCCAAAATACGATCTAACGATGAAAAATATTTTTTCTGATATGGCAGATGACATAATGAGTTATTTTTTAGGACTACAATACACAAAGATTGATGAACTGAATATAGAATTTGCAAGAGTAGAACGTAGAGACAGCGACATGATATTCAAATGCACAACAGACAAAGGAAATGTGGCTGTGCACATAGAATTTCAATCAGAAAATGACGGAAAAATGCCTTATAGGATGCTAAGATATTCCCTAGAGATAATGGGAAAGCACAATCTCTTACCATATCAGATAGTCGTATATATAGGAAAAGACAATGTGAAAATGGCAAATAGTTTAAACTATGACTTTGGAGAACAGAACACATTAGACTATAAATACAGAATAATAAATGTTGGCGACATAAAATATACCGATGTTGTAAAGACAGATTATTATGACTTGTATTCACTTCTACCATTGATGGACAAAAATAGAAGGAAAAAAGAAGGGGAAAAATATCTGGAAAGATGTGTTGAAGCCATAAAAGACATTCCTTTGGACATAAACAAAAAGAAGGACATAGCGTTTAAGGCAGAAATATTATCGGGTATAGTTTATAAAAGAGAAATTATTGAAAAAGTTTTTTCGGAGGTGGTAAGGATGTTTAGGATTGAAGAATCTGAAACGTACAAAATGATAATAGAAAAAGGCATTGAGAAAGGAATTGAAAAAGGAATTGAAAAAGGTATTGAAAAAGGTGAAAAAGAGAAAAGCATAAAAATTGCAAAAAAGTTGTTAAAAGAAGGTATGGACATCGACAGAATAGCAGAGATTACAGAATTATCAAAAGAGGAGATAAAAAAATTGATGAATTAA
- a CDS encoding AsnC family protein: MNNIYEELIMSIGESKLSGVDPNKNRFKKMLDEKELARRKENYKSIIYILDIIFNPKGVFANLLKQGYFFVLCDKDGYVIRLIYDQKLKDYFSRLHFVEGVSLRIEDCGTNAINIAMKLKRQVEICGAEHYCHLFKNWNCTAIPIVDYYEREIIAYLDMSTLNIDCLKEESVILWKIADYIEKCLWHMHEKDDLLSSKLDYIDRLILSKMACKYERKIVLKEIGISERTLRRHIEKLYTLFNVNNDLGIVMKAINNKIIDTYGNLL; the protein is encoded by the coding sequence ATGAATAATATTTATGAGGAATTGATTATGTCAATCGGAGAATCAAAACTTTCAGGTGTTGACCCAAATAAAAATAGGTTTAAAAAAATGCTTGATGAAAAAGAGTTGGCCAGGCGAAAAGAGAATTATAAAAGCATAATTTACATACTTGACATTATTTTTAATCCTAAAGGTGTATTTGCTAATCTCTTAAAACAAGGATATTTTTTTGTACTTTGTGATAAAGATGGATATGTAATAAGGTTGATATACGACCAAAAACTAAAGGACTATTTTAGTAGATTGCATTTTGTAGAAGGTGTTAGCTTAAGGATTGAAGATTGCGGTACAAATGCAATAAATATTGCAATGAAGTTGAAAAGGCAAGTAGAGATATGTGGAGCAGAACATTATTGTCATCTATTTAAAAATTGGAATTGTACTGCAATTCCAATTGTAGATTATTACGAAAGAGAAATAATTGCATATCTTGATATGTCGACATTAAATATTGATTGTCTGAAAGAAGAAAGTGTAATACTATGGAAGATTGCAGATTATATTGAAAAATGTCTGTGGCATATGCATGAAAAAGATGATTTGTTGAGTTCAAAGCTTGATTATATTGACAGATTGATATTATCTAAAATGGCATGCAAATATGAAAGAAAAATTGTGCTGAAAGAAATAGGGATTTCAGAGAGGACATTGCGTAGACACATAGAAAAACTTTATACATTATTTAACGTAAATAACGATTTGGGGATTGTGATGAAAGCAATAAACAATAAAATAATAGATACTTATGGGAACTTATTATAA
- a CDS encoding HTH domain-containing protein produces MKIAKYDSEGIRKKLLYVIDKYKITLNTLSKVTGIDINWLSDYINGKRKIDDLSDNLKGFFFTDLIFLLSDGMEIDKDERIKGVIDVLVQIFDLKYETISLYAGLEKQDIENFMNDTNSINYEKKYKLAAACMMLHYIFKQPIKYK; encoded by the coding sequence ATGAAAATTGCAAAATATGATAGTGAAGGAATTAGAAAAAAATTACTGTATGTAATTGACAAATACAAAATCACATTAAACACTTTAAGTAAAGTAACAGGAATTGACATTAATTGGCTTTCAGATTATATAAATGGAAAAAGAAAAATAGACGACCTATCAGATAATCTAAAAGGCTTCTTTTTTACCGATTTAATCTTTCTTCTGTCAGACGGAATGGAAATTGATAAAGATGAAAGAATAAAAGGAGTTATTGATGTACTGGTACAAATATTCGACCTCAAATATGAAACTATATCACTTTATGCAGGATTAGAAAAACAAGATATCGAAAACTTTATGAATGACACTAACTCAATTAACTATGAAAAAAAATATAAGTTAGCAGCAGCTTGTATGATGCTTCATTATATATTCAAACAGCCAATAAAATATAAATAA